In Leishmania donovani BPK282A1 complete genome, chromosome 28, one DNA window encodes the following:
- a CDS encoding helicase-like protein, whose protein sequence is MPDRLKGILLHRECEDELEHQQARQHSSGTSMHSATPLATAVEKCSDTVQVATDDSLPPAVVLASGASRSSASTTSIKQSTGALTYSVATPLNQARLGHLTHAGSTAVHTCSSKHHYRTRLPRLRSTAAVSVNAESSLSKTAAAVSADAQRSNPTATPAPTMPEGTSASPLAASPLTSSSAALPPPSSLPLADSATLALPFTPYPVQQEMIRMIADVLHSASPHVVPVAVVEVPTGCGKTMALLSSVLRYQQELKRKSPKELDAYLRQRRPSGEKRKAPPKGRRGQRGPQQRGAARLAPVAGGDIDANEGDTDDECTDGWSVPPSFFKHFRVNSQRKIRAELDVAGSQELRRRFLPPPCTVYYVTRTHAQLRQAVRELRRLHGATSAIRMNILGSRERYCIHPKVMASKANHTLPVQGNNLGEVCDKLVSLGLCEMVDKYDELSCSAITGPVGHQRGQIWDMEDLVLEGTSRHMCPYYAARDLVFYADVNFCTYPYLLDPLIRHETKMEAALKNNAVVVFDEAHNVAAVCQDALSLECPRAVLALILSELEPLVSNQVPLARQPLSAASSTAGVAQDDFAAMQYPRELHLGAFTLVEIFSFLCTLFQSLSVFFDVAMEAADDRERRGKKRHRGDEKGEGDEHNGRDCGAAYMQGTQLEHHLRRDMEAHVAAYRQRTAAQRHFAAPAPALASLELFQRAYGVIMALGVTFNPFLFSVFGLSTLKRWLLLLRFLLQKPQSFAVAVRSAPPWDGLAQSGSDTERSLFGARSAAAAVAEAHPAAGGDSGAARTHAVVAQWTIDLRCLDGSLAFSYLLKTVHRVVLASGTLSPFPQLARDLGVEASLWRTLEGLHVVPPTQYSLTALTALPVSSSSTHDGTTTQPLLLPLRCTHASLSNPVFLKTVARAVVQLTQTLRESSGGGVLLFVPNYAVLTALAKLTREVLLVAQREQQHQSPHAAAPTQLFLEPRKAEALTEVLCQFQNCTQAPRCGTALLFSVYRGKVSEGLDFTDDMARLVLCLGLPLQPLKSWKVIAQRAYSGSDWYTTDAVRAVNQALGRCLRHTKDYGAVVLLDERYAQPEYQERLSKWCRATLQTESSLPQLCAGLRTSFTQWRRAFGALAMSTSPLPTPSAAADRAVPWDDIGGVAHQDAASLARTRLGTEQLPFTRVLRAPSAAWWPHRTVGPALDATASDSSPQRSGAARLARTVPGAGAGARQSATAGAGLPHSPLACTAVKLLYETAAATGDVSRQVLQDAIQSLTKNFFDSSGSGEEEEEGEDAFE, encoded by the coding sequence ATGCCAGATCGGCTCAAGGGCATTCTCTTGCATCGAGAGTGCGAAGATGAGCTGGAGCATCAGCAGGCGCGCCAGCATTCTTCAGGCACTTCAATGCACAGTGCAACGCCGCTTGCGACGGCGGTTGAAAAGTGTAGCGACACCGTCCAAGTCGCCACAGACGATTCGCTCCCACCTGCGGTTGTGCTCGCCTCGGGAGCTTCCAGGAGCTctgccagcaccaccagcatTAAGCAGAGCACGGGCGCTTTAACTTACTCAGTGGCTACGCCACTGAATCAGGCCCGCTTGGGCCACCTGACTCATGCTGGCAGTACCGCGGTGCACACCTGCTCTAGTAAGCACCACTATCGAACACGACTGCCAAGGCTGCGatcgacggcggcagtgagcGTAAACGCCGAATCGTCGCTCTCAAAGACAGCTGCGGCGGTTTCGGCAGATGCGCAGCGGTCCAACCCAACGGCTACGCCGGCGCCAACCATGCCCGAGGGAACCAGCGCATCGCCCCTGGCAGCATCTCCCTTgacctcctcttccgctgccttgccgccgccgtcgtcgctgcctctCGCGGATTccgcgacgctggcgctgccgttcaCGCCGTACCCTGTGCAACAGGAGATGATCCGCATGATCGCCGACGTTCTCCACTCCGCTAGCCCGCACGTCGTGCCGGTGGCTGTCGTGGAGGTACCGACAGGGTGTGGTAAGACTATGGCGCTGCTATCCAGCGTTCTGCGGTACCAGCAGGAGCTAAAGCGCAAGAGCCCCAAAGAACTTGATGCATATctgcgtcagcggcggccgtcagGGGAGAAGCGAAAGGCGCCCCCGAAAGGACGTCGGGGTCAGCGAGgtccacagcagcgcggtgccgcacGTCTTGCACCAGTCGCGGGCGGCGACATCGATGCCAACGAGGGGGACACGGACGACGAGTGCACGGACGGCTGGTCGGTTCCACCATCGTTCTTCAAGCATTTTCGGGTTAACTCACAGCGGAAAATCCGTGCGGAGCTGGACGTGGCCGGATCGCaagagctgcgccgtcgcttcctgccgccgccctgcaCAGTTTACTAcgtcacgcgcacgcacgcgcagcttcggcaggcggtgcgtgagctgcgccggctgcaTGGTGCGACAAGTGCTATTCGCATGAACATCCTCGGCAGCCGAGAGCGCTACTGCATCCACCCCAAGGTGATGGCGTCCAAGGCGAACCACACGTTGCCTGTACAGGGCAACAACCTGGGCGAGGTTTGTGACAAGCTCGTGTCTCTGGGGCTCTGCGAGATGGTGGACAAGTACGACGAGCTCTCGTGTAGCGCCATTACGGGGCCGGTCGGACATCAGCGTGGCCAGATATGGGACATGGAGGATCTCGTGCTGGAGGGAACCTCGCGCCACATGTGCCCCTACTACGCCGCTCGCGACCTGGTCTTCTACGCCGATGTCAACTTCTGCACCTACCCGTACCTGCTGGACCCGCTCATTCGCCACGAGACGAAGATGGAGGCAGCCCTGAAAAACAACGCAGTTGTCGTCTTCGACGAGGCGCACAACGTCGCGGCGGTGTGCCAGGACGCGCTTTCGCTGGAGTGCCCACGAGCCGTGCTGGCTCTCATCCTGTCAGAGCTCGAGCCCCTCGTGTCGAACCAAGTGCCCCTGGCACGCCAACCATTGAGTGCGGCCTCTTCCACCGCGGGCGTGGCGCAAGATGACTTTGCCGCCATGCAATATCCACGAGAGCTGCACCTCGGTGCCTTCACCTTGGTGGAGATCTTCTCCTTTCTGTGCACCCTCTTCCAGTCTCTCAGCGTCTTCTTCGACGtcgcgatggaggcggcggacgaTCGTGAACGGCGAGGTAAaaagcgccaccgcggcgacgaGAAAGGTGAGGGCGACGAACACAACGGCAGGGACTGCGGGGCCGCCTACATGCAGGGCACTCAGCTCGAGCACCACCTGCGGCGCGATATGGAGGCCCACGTCGCGGCATAtcggcagcgcacggcggcgcagcggcattTTGCAGCGCCGGCCCCAGCGCTCGCGTCGCTGGAGCTCTTCCAGCGCGCCTACGGCGTCATCATGGCTCTCGGTGTCACATTCAATCcgtttctcttctctgttttcGGCCTCTCGACGCTGAAGCGGTggctcctgctgctccgttTTCTGCTTCAGAAGCCGCAGTCCTTCGCTGTTGCGGTGCGGTCGGCGCCGCCTTGGGATGGACTTGCccagagcggcagcgacactGAGCGTTCGCTCTTTGGCGcgcgctctgctgctgcagccgttgCCGAAGCGCATCCGGCGGCGGGTGGTGACAGTGGTGCGGCGCGTACCCATGCGGTCGTTGCGCAGTGGACGATCGACCTGCGGTGCCTCGACGGAAGCCTTGCCTTCTCGTACCTCCTCAAGACGGTGCACCGTGTCGTGCTGGCCTCCGGCacgctctcccccttcccccagCTGGCTCGTGACTTGGGCGTGGAGGCCTCCCTGTGGCGCACGTTGGAGGGCCTGCACGTGGTGCCTCCAACTCAATACAGCCTAACTGCGCTGACCGCTCTGCCTGtgtcgtcgtcatcgacACATGAtgggacgacgacgcagccgctgctgttgccacTGCGTTGTAcgcacgcctctctctcgaaCCCAGTCTTCCTCAAGACGGTGGCACGCGCCGTGGTTCAGCTAACACAGACATTGCgtgagagcagcggcggcggggtgcTGCTCTTTGTGCCTAACTACGCCGTTCTAACGGCATTGGCGAAGCTGACGCGCGAGGTACTGCTTGTGGcgcagcgggagcagcaACATCAAtcgccgcacgccgcagcgccgaccCAACTGTTTCTGGAGCCGCGCAAGGCCgaggcgctgacggaggTTCTCTGCCAGTTCCAGAACTGCACGCaggcgcctcgctgcggcaCTGCGCTCTTGTTCTCTGTGTACCGCGGCAAGGTGAGCGAAGGACTCGACTTTACGGACGACATGGCGCGCCTGGTGCTCTGCCttgggctgccgctgcagccattGAAGTCGTGGAAGGTCATCGCGCAGCGCGCCTACAGCGGCTCGGATTGGTATACAACGGATGCTGTGCGCGCCGTAAATCAAGCTCTGGGTCGTTGCCTGCGCCACACGAAGGACTACGGCGCTGTagtgctgctggacgagcGGTACGCGCAGCCAGAATACCAGGAACGACTGTCGAAGTGGTGCCGTGCAACACTGCAGACAGAGTCGTCGTTGCCGCAACTCTGCGCGGGGCTGCGGACGTCGTTTACGCAATGGCGTCGGGCGTTCGGTGCACTTGCCATGAGCACCTCCCCGTTGCCGACTCcctccgcggcagcggatcGTGCGGTGCCCTGGGACGACATTGGAGGGGTGGCCCACCAGGATGCGGCGAGTTTAGCACGAACTCGGCTGGGCACGGAGCAGCTTCCTTTTACACGGGTGCTGCGTgcgccatcagcggcgtGGTGGCCTCATCGCACTGTTGGCCCTGCATTGGACGCCACCGCGAGTGATTCGTCGCCTCAGAGGAGTGGTGCGGCTCGGCTGGCTCGTACGGTTcccggcgctggcgctggtgctcgGCAAAGTGCCACAGCCGGCGCTGGCCTGCCTCACTCGCCTCTCGCCTGCACTGCTGTGAAGTTGCTGTACgaaaccgccgccgccactggcgaTGTCTCGCGGCAGGTCTTGCAGGATGCCATTCAATCTCTGACGAAGAACTTCTttgacagcagcggcagtggggaggaggaggaggagggggaggatgCTTTTGAATGA
- a CDS encoding phosphonopyruvate decarboxylase-like protein has product MLRCCRRALEGNKQLSPEYLVRSLKEHGTSAFFGMPDYYLCPLTSYLADNTAAGEYVMATNCGNAVAMAAGYYLSTLRVPCVFMQNSGIGDSMNPLLTLFNQDAYRMPCLMLISWRGKLDTADEQAKPGLVAQGRLTEHCLAAVGIPYAIMGNSLDVAMNWDVTMDKAYHHLDSEKTPFAVLLEPGTIAPYMQRRPEADALPTAPLDHDAVANQVCRQFNATDAFVCSCGSVQESLRRARAMVSGDTAVQDLLLADSPGHATGVATGIALSRPSLQVVCIEGDGAALVHLNAMATNGGLKAMKDVTTGAGLLQNFKHIVVNDGCYSMEGGQMTAAFDASLTGVAKACGYFAVREEPVIELGDLVAALAELRQCDGPAFVEVVVSKTRTSPADGKVRRNLQAEKLRFSEFLNRLNA; this is encoded by the coding sequence atgctgcgctgctgccgccgcgctctggAGGGCAACAAACAGCTCTCGCCCGAGTACCTGGTCCGGTCCCTCAAGGAACACGGCACCAGCGCCTTCTTTGGGATGCCAGACTACTACTTGTGCCCCCTCACCTCGTACCTGGCCGATAACACGGCAGCGGGCGAGTACGTGATGGCGACCAACTGCGGCAACGCcgtggcgatggcggccgGCTACTACCTGTCCACCCTGCGCGTCCCATGTGTGTTCATGCAGAACAGCGGGATTGGGGACTCAATGAACCCCTTGCTGACCCTTTTCAATCAGGATGCCTACCGCATGCCATGCTTGATGCTCATTAGCTGGCGCGGCAAGCTCGACACCGCGGACGAGCAGGCGAAGCCGGGGCTGGTTGCACAGGGTCGACTGACGGAACACTGCTTGGCCGCCGTCGGCATCCCGTACGCGATCATGGGCAACAGCCTCGATGTTGCAATGAACTGGGACGTGACAATGGACAAGGCGTACCACCACTTGGACTCCGAGAAGACACCGttcgcggtgctgctggagcccGGAACAATCGCGCCATACATGCAGCGACGCCCAGAGGCGGACGCGCTTCCCACGGCGCCACTTGACCATGACGCAGTCGCCAATCAAGTGTGTCGCCAGTTCAATGCAACGGACGCGTttgtgtgcagctgcgggagCGTGCAGGAGTCTCTGCGCCGTGCGCGGGCGATGGTTTCCGGCGACACAGCCGTGCAGGATCTTCTGCTGGCAGACTCGCCGGGCCATGCGACAGGCGTGGCGACGGGTATTGCCTTGTCGCGGCCGTCGCTACAGGTTGTCTGCATCGAGGGCGACGGGGCGGCCCTTGTGCACCTCAACGCGATGGCGACGAACGGTGGCCTCAAAGCGATGAAGGACGTCACCACCGGTGCCGGACTGCTGCAGAACTTCAAGCATATTGTGGTTAACGACGGCTGCTACTCGATGGAGGGCGGCCAGATGACGGCGGCCTTTGATGCCTCACTGACGGGCGTGGCCAAGGCCTGCGGGTACTTCGCCGTGCGCGAGGAACCCGTGATTGAGCTTGGCGACCTTGTCGCTGCTTTGGCTGAGCTGCGTCAGTGCGACGGCCCAGCCTttgtggaggtggtggtgagcaAGACGAGGACCTCGCCTGCTGACGGGAAGGTACGCCGAAATCTGCAGGCGGAGAAGCTTCGCTTTTCCGAATTCTTGAATCGGCTCAATGCGTAa